The proteins below are encoded in one region of Nitrospirota bacterium:
- a CDS encoding type II toxin-antitoxin system death-on-curing family toxin, which translates to MPGPIFLSIEDVIEIHADQIRRYGGSLGVRDVELLHSALGMPEAGFGDQYLHADLFEMAAAYFYHIVQNHPFIDGNKRAGTMAAFVFLKLNGLTLEADELAFETLVLQAAQGQVGKDAIADFFRENAKP; encoded by the coding sequence CTCAATCGAGGATGTCATTGAGATTCATGCCGACCAAATTCGGCGGTATGGTGGGAGTCTTGGTGTCCGCGATGTTGAGCTGTTGCATTCTGCACTCGGAATGCCGGAAGCCGGGTTTGGCGATCAATATCTTCATGCCGATTTGTTCGAAATGGCCGCCGCGTATTTTTATCATATCGTTCAAAATCACCCCTTCATTGATGGCAATAAGCGAGCGGGAACAATGGCGGCGTTCGTATTCTTGAAGCTAAACGGCCTCACGCTTGAGGCGGACGAATTGGCTTTTGAAACGCTCGTTTTACAGGCCGCCCAGGGCCAAGTTGGAAAAGACGCCATTGCAGACTTCTTCCGAGAAAACGCCAAGCCATAA